A single genomic interval of Antechinus flavipes isolate AdamAnt ecotype Samford, QLD, Australia chromosome 1, AdamAnt_v2, whole genome shotgun sequence harbors:
- the LOC127546294 gene encoding general transcription factor IIF subunit 1-like, whose protein sequence is MTTLGTSNPTVTEYVVRVPKNNLKRYNIMAFNAADKVNVSTWHQAKMERDLSDKKLYQEEEMPESGAGSEFNRKLRDEARRKKYGIIPKAFKAEDQPWILNVNGKTGRRFKGMKRGGVTENTSYYIFKQCPDGALEAFPVHNWYHFTPLARHRTLTAEEAEEEWERRNKVLNHFSIMQQRRLKDQDHDEDEDEHKEKKSRKKPSEFRIHDLEMSSDDSTSSGEEGEKVPKSKKKAAPFRGGKKKKKKKGSDDEAFEDSDDGDFEGQEVDYMSDGSSSSEEEAVGKTKVVQQEEEGPKGIDEKSESSEESEEEKPPEEEEKEEEDKKALNPQEKRRKGDSREESDTSEESDIDNQVSSALFLTKKKTPPKREQKALGSSSRGNSRPSTPSVDSGSTSSTLRAAASKLEQGKRQTGPSGPPTAKRPRLDAGPQSISGKSTPQPQSGKSTPSSDDVQLTEDAVRRYLTRKPMTTKDLLKKFQTKKTGLSSDQTVKVLAQILKRLNPERKMINDKMHLSLEGQ, encoded by the coding sequence ATGACGACCTTGGGGACCAGCAATCCGACTGTGACTGAGTATGTTGTTCGAGTTCCTAAGAACAACCTCAAGAGGTACAATATTATGGCTTTCAATGCAGCTGACAAAGTCAACGTCTCCACTTGGCATCAGGCCAAGATGGAACGGGATCTGAGCGACAAGAAGCTCTAtcaggaggaagagatgccaGAATCTGGGGCTGGCAGTGAGTTTAACCGGAAGCTCCGGGATGAGGCCAGGAGGAAGAAGTATGGCATCATTCCCAAGGCTTTCAAAGCTGAAGACCAGCCCTGGATACTTAACGTCAATGGCAAAACAGGCAGAAGGTTCAAGGGAATGAAGAGGGGTGGGGTGACAGAAAACACCTCGTACTACATCTTCAAACAGTGCCCCGACGGGGCCCTGGAAGCCTTCCCCGTGCACAACTGGTACCACTTCACTCCTCTGGCGCGGCACCGGACGCTCACCGCCGAGGAGGCCGAGGAGGAATGGGAGAGGAGGAACAAAGTCCTGAACCACTTCAGCATCATGCAGCAGCGGCGGCTGAAGGACCAGGACCACGATGAGGATGAAGATGAGCATAAAGAGAAGAAGAGCCGGAAGAAGCCCAGTGAGTTTCGCATCCACGACCTGGAGATGAGCTCTGATGACAGCACCAGCAGTGGGGAGGAGGGTGAGAAGGTCCCCAAAAGCAAGAAGAAGGCGGCTCCCTTCAGGGGgggcaagaagaagaagaagaagaagggctCTGATGATGAGGCCTTTGAGGACAGCGATGATGGGGACTTTGAGGGCCAGGAGGTGGACTACATGTCAGATGGCTCCAGCAGCTCTGAGGAGGAGGCAGTAGGGAAAACCAAGGTGGTCCAGCAGGAGGAGGAAGGCCCTAAAGGCATTGATGAGAAAAGCGAAAGCAGTGAGGAGAGTGAGGAGGAGAAGCCCCccgaggaggaggagaaggaggaagaagataagaagGCCCTCAACCCgcaggagaaaaggaggaaaggagacagCAGGGAAGAGTCGGACACCTCAGAGGAGAGCGACATCGACAACCAGGTGTCCTCGGCCCTCTTCCTGACCAAGAAGAAGACTCCCCCCAAGAGGGAGCAGAAGGCCTTAGGCAGCAGCTCCAGGGGCAATAGCCGCCCGAGCACTCCCAGCGTGGACAGCGGCAGCACGTCCTCCACCCTGCGGGCAGCCGCCAGCAAGCTGGAGCAAGGGAAGCGGCAGACGGGACCCAGTGGTCCGCCCACCGCCAAGCGCCCGAGGCTGGATGCCGGACCCCAGAGCATCTCGGGGAAATCCACCCCCCAGCCTCAGTCCGGCAAGTCCACGCCCAGCAGTGATGATGTGCAGTTGACAGAGGACGCGGTCAGGCGCTACCTGACCCGAAAGCCCATGACCACCAAGGACCTGCTGAAGAAGTTCCAGACCAAGAAGACGGGGCTCAGCAGCGACCAGACAGTCAAAGTGCTGGCCCAGATCTTGAAGCGCCTCAACCCGGAGCGCAAGATGATCAATGACAAGATGCACCTCTCCCTTGAGGGGCAATAA